CAGTGAATTCAGAAACGCTGAGAGAAGACAAACAGGTTTTCAGTGAAGGAACCAGCCCCAAAGTCCCAGCCTGTCAGGCTAAGTCtgtccagcctgtcccagggccAAGAACCAGCCCCCATCCCAGGACCACGACACAAAGAGgcatctcccagctctggcaggtgGATTCACATGCCACTGTGAAGAGGCACAGATGAGAAGTGCAAATTATTTCATACCCTCACTTCCAGAGGAGCCACCAGGAATGAGATCAGACTCTTGCCAGGGCACCTGgccccctctgcccctcaccagcacagctcccgcagctctgccagcacagagagcaggacagagcccaGGACAGGTTTTCAAGGGAAAGATGGAAACATCACATTATTCTCAAGCACATCACTGCAGCATGGCAAGAAGGAACAGCCACAGGAGAATCAGGACTGCTGCCAAGGAGAGGCTGTGTGGCCACTCTGCACAAATGGAGCCAGAAAGCCTTTGCtctcctcagcagagccctgggtgAGTCTCTGGTAGAGGCTTATCCCCATGGCTGGTCACACACAGACTGCAACAAAGAACCCGAAGCATAAAAACCACCTCGGCCTTAAAATAGCAGCAGGTTTCCCAACTCAGCCCCAGAGCAGTTCCAAGAATGCCTTGAGTAAGATGCTGCCGATTCACTGCCAGTTCCTGTAAGCTGCTCCCCGCCCCCACAGCACACACTgacagagctggcactgccctaATGCCTCGGCACCTCCAGCCCCCGGGGGCTCACCCCACCACAGCGGGGCTGGACAGCCCCCCAGGGCCCTGGGAGCCACATGGCACAGAGTTTTGTCACGTTCTGCCACCAAACAGGACCCCGCCAGGGTCTGGTGCCTGACCAGCCAAAGGCTGGACCTCTGCCCAAGCAGCAGCCATGAGGAACAGATTCCTTGCCTTCCCAAGCGTCCTGTGGCAGCCCCACAGCCTTTACAGGTCTCTGGTTTCACGGCCATCTGGCAGGATCTGCTCAAACAGTGACTCACCTTCCAGCAAGGGGAAGCGCGGCTTCCCAGCGCCAGTCAATAGCAGTGACAGGGTTTATCTCACAGCACCCTGCCACCACAGCctgcttggaagggaccctgaTCCCAAGGGATGACCCCTGCCGTCCCCAACACCACACCCAGCAGCGGCAGGTGGGCTGTGGGATGGACAGCTGCTGGCagtcctgctcagagctgcaccccaaatgtgcagagctctgccacagctgcctgggCACCCAGGAGAGACATCCCTGGCACACTCTGCATGCAGATACAAACACGTtaaggggagcaggaggggcacgcagcacagccccagggttTGGGGATCCCATGGGAGACCCAAGAGTGTCCCAgcccagagaagcagcaccAACAGGCACTGTCTGCTGCTGGGAATTCATGTCCTCAGCCAGGAGCTAGGCTCCATGTGCTCCTTGTGCACATGCCCTTCCATCTCCAAggcttcctcccttccttctcccgTCCTTGTCCTCTCTGCCACACCACGTGActcctgcagaaggaaatgagGTGAATCCAAGTGTGCCAAGGGCAGAGCATGCCggaggaggagctgcacacTGATCCTCCCAGCACCCTGAAGGGGAATGGAAACAAGGCAGCAAAAGTCTCCAACTGTCCCTCCTgacaggcacaggagctgctgaactCCAAGCCCTGCATCCCTCTCCAAGCAATCACCACACAGCAGAGAGCCCAAAGCACTGTCCCACGAGGCCTGGCTGGCCCAAACAGCACCGGTGACCATCTGCACTCTGCTAGTGGGGAAAGCAGCCCTTGTTTCTGGGCTCAGTTTGTGCCAAACCACATCCCGCTGGGAGTTAGCAGTGCTCAACAGAGGCAGGACCTGGGAACCACGGATTGCTCAAGCATGTGCATCCTGAAAGACACGGGACaccccaggcaggcaggcaggcagggcccTCCCTCGGGCTGCCCTGTGTCAGATAAGGGTTTCCCTGCATTCCCGGCCGAGCTGGGGAGGGGCACTCTGAGATCTGTTTGTCATTTCAACACAGAggcacccagcagcacccagggattTTCGACAGTCGAGAGAAGGCTGACTGGGCagctttccctccctgccacctcTGAGCCTCCCTCTGAGCACCCCTGCGAGAAGCAGGGGGATGGAGCCATGCCTACTAACAGCTCTCTTCAAAACAGGCACGGCcggagccccagtgctccagtCACAGCCCAAACACTCCAGCTGGAGCACCCTGCTgagcctgagggagctgggcacagtGTATCCAGCAGGAATCCAGGGTCTCCCAGAGAAGACCTCGAGGATAGCGCTCATTAACTCACTGCATGTTAGTCCATATTCCTTCCTCAGCCCCTTGccctctggctgccctgacTCCCAtaagcacaggctgcagctcctcaccctgcaCCCCCTGCGAGCTGGGAACGGGAGCTGGTGCAAATCCCCCAGCACTGACGTTGTCCCCACAcagacctgctgctgggaaggccccaggagcagctccctcccagcacctGCCCCAATACGGCTGCaggtgcccagcagagccagcgcTCCTGCTGCTGAAACCAGCCCAAGGGATGCGAGAAGCTGCACCAGGGCACTGACTGCATCACAAACACATCCAGATGCTTCCTTTCCTTACATCACCTTTCTCATCCAGGCAGTGCTTCGGTGCCaccacagggacagctctcaACCATCCCTGAACTGTACTGAACCAAAGGCAAAGGCAAGGCGTCCCCCGAGTGATGCAAAGCCTCCCTCCAGGTTTGCACAAGCACGCTGTTTGAACCTTGGAGGAGTGTTTTGAAGGTTGAGCCCAGActggcagccagccagccccttaCTCCTTTCGCAATCCAAATGCACAGCTCTCACACCTCTGAACAAGACCCCTGGGGATAAGAGCACCTTACCTTTGGCGTGGAACGTCCACCCAGCACGGGAGtactcctgcagctgcaccctctcctgctgctgcaggcagcagaccTCGCTGTAGAACTGGCGTTCAATGTAAACGtaggcagcagggatggcaccTGCCACCCCTTTGGCACCAAAAAACCCATTGACCTCTGGCGAGGCCAGGAGGATGCGGTACTCGGCCCGTGTGCCCAGGATGAGGTCCATGTAGGCCTGTGTCAAGTTGAAGTAGCCAGTGGTGAGGTATATCCTGGCATCCCGCTCAGCCTCTGTCAGCAGCGTCTCTGTGACCATCTCGTCTATTTGAATCCCAAAAGGTTTCATTTGGATCAAGGGATAGATCCAGGTGTCGGGTTCTGGTTTCAGACTCCCAGGTGCTTGAGAGCCTTGCTGGGATAAgagggagctgcctggctggctgctgtggaAAGTCTTTGCATGGAGGAGCTCCTGCCGTGTGCGGGCAGAGTTGATGACCTCCATCACCCTCCGGTTGGCAATCTCACAGTAAGCCACTTTGtctcctgcaggaaaagccaGAGAGATGGGTCTGAGGTCTGCAGGCACACAGCTACGTGTCACCTCGTGCACACCAGGGAAAACTGACAGGCCATGGATACAGGAACAAACAGGAGCCAACAGAGTGCACATGACTCCCTGTCTTAAGGCCCAAACCAGCTGCTTCAAGGTCAGCAGAGCTAcactgcagaagagaaatgctCAGCAACTGGCAGCAGCCTGAAAAATCCTCTGAGAAAGGAGAGGACGAGGGTGAGGCTACACTGACAACCAAGAATGAGCTGGAACACACAAATAAACTCCCACCCCCAGCCTGAACTTACATCACCCAGCAGTGCAAGGCCAGGACAAAAACTGATGACGCAATCAGCCTGGCAtttcactgcccttctctgcccaaTTTTACGCTTGTTCCCAGTCTTCCTGTACTGATTCCCATTCAATTCCCAGAACAAACTCTACTACAAAAGATTAATTACCAACAGTAGCAGCACATTCATAAACCCTTCAGAACATGCACACCCAGAGCACCTGGAATTGCAGCTGCTAATATCAGAAATACTTCTCAAAGGACTGAAGTTCTTGTTTAAGgccaaaagcagcacatttaTGAGCCAGCAGAGTTACTTCCAGTCTCTGCATGCCCTGTCAAATCAGCCTGTGACAGCCACTGTGCTGGGAAAACCCCAACAGACCCAGTCCTGAAACTCAAGCAATACTGATTATAATACTGGATGGCACAAAACAGGACACCCCACAGCCTGAACAATGCTCAGACACCCAGCAATTCCCACATGGATGGAGTCTAACTCATCCTTAAACCCTGGCTGTCACTCCTCTCCTCTGGATCCCATCACCCACCAGGCGAGACaactccctcctctccctcatACCTTGGTATGGGTGCACCATTCCCTCCATCATCTGGACCGTATCATCCTGCTGTAACTGCAGGGACACGTCTCCAATGGCGTCCACGAGCTCCGTGAAGAAGTCTGCAATCTCGGGAGAGTCCCGCAGCAGGACGTAGCGGTCCTGGCGATTGGTGAAGTACAGATCACTCAGGTTTGCACTGAACAGAAAGGGAAGAGACGGGTTCAGAGCACGGGCACAAGATTCTCAACCTCCCAGGCCAGCCTACAGGCCTCACTCTGGGATAGCTGCACTAAAGCACAAATTTGCCATTTCCTTTGgaatctcaaaatatttttcccattaagAAAGGCTTGCTTTCACCTGAGAATCTCATGTGCAGGAACTGTGGCTGCTCTCCCATCTCAGAAGAGCACTGATAGCATCACAATGGAGTGCAGATGTTCAGACAAcgctggcagcacagccaccctgcccTAAGGGCACGATGGCACCAAGGCCACGCAGCAGGACTCACCCGCTCAGGATCACGTTGTCATCAAAGAGATAGACCTTGATGTGCTGCAGCCCAATGGTCTCATTGAAACGCTCTGGAATCAGGAGCCGGAGCAGCCCACGCAGGTTTGGAGTGTGGAAGAGGGACACGCGGACCTGCTCGGGAAATCGCTGCAGCAGCGGGATCAGCATGGTTCGAGAATTCTTCCTGCCTGGGAGAGAAAGGGAGTTCCACACAAAGATCACACAGACAGGACACATCATggcacagctcctcagctggtTACAGGGGGAGCACCCCTCCCATCCACTGGCACTtgacatgttttccttttctatttgtttttttttagatcaCTTTCATTTGCGCTATGTCAATATTGAAACTGACATTCAGAATCAGTCACAGGGCAGGTCTGACACTTATCAAGCTTCTTAACCAAGCCTCACCAGCACTGGTAACACATCTACAAGTCACTGCAGATGACCACAGGTTCTTGAttcagtgtgctgctgcttccaacAGTTCCCATTCTCCTTTCAAAGTGAAAATGTAAGTGAGCATGATGGGTAAGGGCAAATGCACTAACAAATGAACCAAGCAAGACTACACAGGTTGCACAGAGTAGTTTGGCCCTTCTTGCCCCTACCACCTATTCTTGGAAGAAAAGCTGTTCAGCTTgaagatttttttgggaatatgCAGTTCTGGAATACAAAAGGCCAATCCTGAAATGTGCATGCTTTAAGCAAGTAGGTCCAATTGGTTGAGATACCCACTCTGAAAAGAACTGTCTCTCTAGCCCAACAGTAAAATCTGGCTCTGACAAAAGCAATGAGCAGCAATTCCTACCCCGAGAGCCCCTGGTGTAGTCGAGGAGAATGGAAACTCTGAGGTCGGGTGAGCCTTTTGCTTGCAGTGATTTCTCCAGTGTTTCTTCCAAGCAATACACCTGCAGAGAGAGTTCTCTCCTCATTCCAAAAGCAAATACACTTTCCAAGGTaagtgctcagcagcaggagaccGTGGCCAAGACAGCTCCCACACCCTTTCTCCCTGTGCCAAGCACAGCCAGTTCAGCCTCTGcatctgccagcctggcagcctcCATCAGCCTGAAGCCACAGACCAAAGGGCCTCGGTTTTACATGTCCACATTCTTCAGGTCTCACAAGAGCAATTAATGTTCACAGAAAAAGTCCCAGTATCATTCCCAAATCACAGACTCGCATCACCATAGACAAACATTGGCACGaattcactgcatttttattcttgAACTACAAGGTTGTTTGTCACATGCAAATTCAAATCCTGTGTGCAAGCCCAGACAAAGTTGGGCATAAATCCTAGGCAGGCTCCATTCACCTTTACCCTGCCAGGGCATTTGCTTCCTAATATCAGAACCCGGCCAAGGCCAGGCTTCTTCCTCAAGCCCTTGGGCAAAAACGCTTTTGTTTCcagaggaaagaacaaaaaaaggcaaataccATGAAGCCAAGCTGATCTCAGTCTCAAATGCAGAAAACCAATCCTTCATCTGTGTTCTGCACCTGGAGCACCAAACACAGCAGTACACACCTACAGATTGAATCTCATTCAAGAAAAATGCCAGGGAAAAATAGATTCCCATGACCTGAGTTTTACAAAGCCCCCCTGAGCACCCTGAACAGCAGGCCAGTCCCTTCTGACAGGCCCAGGCTAACTATGCCCTGAAGAAGTGCAGCAGTTCCCTGGCTCTATACCAGACCTCAACCAGAAGCGTGCCTCCCTTGCACATCCCTCCCCTGCATTCCCCTCCTGGCCTTCCCAAACCCTCCACActcaccagctcctgctcaaGGAGTCCTGTTCCCAGGTACAGTGAGGCCATCACCACCCGCTGCTTGGCTGCTTTTATCTGCACCTGggagcagcaaaacacaggttCAATTTCACACAGGGCGTCTGGGCCTGAGgagccagcagcccagagccagcagtgctgcactgccctgggaggATGCCCTCAGcacatctctgctctggctcccTGGCCTAGagagaggaaaggcagcacaTGGACAGTGCTGATGTGcaacacacagagctctgcggagccacagcagcaccactgctgcctCTAAAATTCAAGGAAGAAACTCGTGCTTCCTGGGAAACTGAAGAGCACATTCCCTGCAGCTAACCCTACTCCACACAAGAGCAGTtaccaggcagcagctgcaaaactGGGACTGTATCAAACCATTCCCACAACTTGCAGCCCACAGCTTACCTTCAGGAGTTCATAGAATTCCGCCGGGGATGAAAGCACCCTGACATGCGAGCTGGAGATCCCAAACTCTGGGACCAGATTCCTGATCCACTGGAACCTGTGTGCTCCTTCTGGACACAGGGAACACGGTGGGGCTGTGATCACTGGAACAGGAGGGGTGAGGAGTGGGGCTAGAAGGAGCCATGATGATCTGTGcaaagaaagatggagaaactCCTTGTAGTGAAACTTTTGCTTCCCAGCAAGACTCCAAGCAGGcaaaggaagagctgcagccagggccaATGCATGGCAGGATCCACAATGGCAAGAACGCCTTTCCCCTTCCAGAATGTGATTTGGATCACCAAAGCCAAATGTAGAAACAGAGAGACACAGGCAAAACGTGGGAGAGCAGATCTGAACATCACCAGCTCCTCCCCTGAGCTGGCATGGAGATGAGGGGAAACAACGAACTTCAGGACAACatgggaggggaaggaggccGGGAGCTGCAGAAAATGAGAGTGGGGATGCTCAGGTGTCTGGCAGTGCTGCGCTGGTACCACCTGTACCTGCAACCAGACACTTCTGAATTATCTGCATCACGCACATATCAGCTCGGCCATGGCCAACACCCCCCTCATGTCAGCTTTGTtctcagctgggctgcagtTCATGTTGCAGGTTTAAAGATCACACtgctttaaagagaaaaatgcctCCACCCCTCAATCTCATCCAAAAATAGATCTACAGCAGCAAGGTGACCAAGTGCTAGCCCCAGCAAAGGCAGAGCAATCACACCCCGAGAACGACCCGCAAAAGGAGCGACAATGTCCCAGCAGGGATGTGCCAAGGGCCACGACAGGGATCCATCCCCCTCCAGCAATGCCGCCGGCATTCGCAGAAACACGGCAGAGGGTCACAACTTCCCCTGCAAACTTCACAAAAGGGGAGGTTTCCACACATTCCCAGGAAGGGAGACGTCAGGAAACTcattcttcaaaaagaaatttcggaacaaatttaatttctttgaagtCACTTTGGGAAGAAACCAGCTTACTGCCAGCATCACGCAGCGGGTGACAGGAAGCAAGCGGCAACTTCTCCTCTCCGAGGTTTCACACATGCAAATTCATCCAGTCACAGAATAACCCCCGGCAGGAGTCTGCTCGCATGACAAAACCACATTTCAGCACaattagcagcagcagctcccatgaGATCCAGGAATCCATGAGCAAGGGACTGAACTGCATCCCTGAACCCACAGGAGCCATTCCAGGCTGCAAACCCCGCTCATGGGAGCCGGGTTTTGGGGTTGGAACCAGGCTGGCTGTCTCGCCCTGAGGACCAGCGGGTCCTGGGGCCAGCAGGCAGCCACCGTCCTGTGGCCCATCCTGATGATTCCACCATCACCGCGCACCAAGAGGAAACTTGATCACAACCTTTACCAGAATTTGTTATGAGGAACTTTGGCTTTTTACCACAATCCAGAGCCCAAAAGAACAGAGATTCCAGGAAGATGATTTCACTCATCTGGTTCATGATACAACCCTGGATCTTCACGAGGTTTCCAAACATCCTTACAAGGAAACCAGTTCATAGTGGCGTTTCCTGGCAAATCCACGAGTTTGTCACTGACTATTCATGAACACCGAAATCTGAGTCAGTCGgtgcaggaattcctgggacGGTGGGTTCTAACAGATCATGTGGACTGGGCTCAGCCTGAATACCCAGAAGTGACAGAGatcaccagcacaggctgttaaaaacaatgcaaatatCCCCTAAAAGGcgcagaaagaaattaaagcagaacagaaacacAAGAAATACCACTTTCCAGGCACATTCTCCTAAGCCTCTAAAGAACCTGAGCACAACCTTTACACACCTTTGCTCACCTCAAGCCTCACAGGccacacacagagagcagatTCCCACTGCTCCGTCTCTGCAAGGGAGCATGGCACAGAGCTACAGGAATTCACACTGGATCCAAACACACAGGGTTTTAAAACCCACCCAATGCTCACCCCACGGAGCAGC
This window of the Motacilla alba alba isolate MOTALB_02 chromosome 18, Motacilla_alba_V1.0_pri, whole genome shotgun sequence genome carries:
- the PGS1 gene encoding CDP-diacylglycerol--glycerol-3-phosphate 3-phosphatidyltransferase, mitochondrial; translation: MAAGGAALWRRLSAWLPRGRLGLAALLGRLSDRLSRGRDRRARRSSWLLLAPLLTPPVPVITAPPCSLCPEGAHRFQWIRNLVPEFGISSSHVRVLSSPAEFYELLKVQIKAAKQRVVMASLYLGTGLLEQELVYCLEETLEKSLQAKGSPDLRVSILLDYTRGSRGRKNSRTMLIPLLQRFPEQVRVSLFHTPNLRGLLRLLIPERFNETIGLQHIKVYLFDDNVILSGANLSDLYFTNRQDRYVLLRDSPEIADFFTELVDAIGDVSLQLQQDDTVQMMEGMVHPYQGDKVAYCEIANRRVMEVINSARTRQELLHAKTFHSSQPGSSLLSQQGSQAPGSLKPEPDTWIYPLIQMKPFGIQIDEMVTETLLTEAERDARIYLTTGYFNLTQAYMDLILGTRAEYRILLASPEVNGFFGAKGVAGAIPAAYVYIERQFYSEVCCLQQQERVQLQEYSRAGWTFHAKGLWLYLAGSDLPCLTLIGSPNFGYRSVHRDLEAQVAIVTENKALQQQLHQEQEQLYLCSGVVSTSTFEQPSRYVKLWVKLVTPLIKNFF